One uncultured Draconibacterium sp. genomic window, AGCTCAAAGGAAAAAGGCAAAAGTAGAAAAGAAACTCGCGACTCGTAACCCGTAACCCGAGACCGAAAGCTTGAAGCATGAGGCTTGAAGCTTGAGACTAAAAGTAAAAAGGCAAAAGTTCAGAGTTCAGAGTTCAGAGTTTAAAGTTCAAAGTTGAAAGGCAAAAGTACAAAGGAAACTCGCGACTCGTAACCCGTAACCCGTAACCCGTAACCCGTAACCCGAGACTGAAAGCTTGAAGCTAAAAGTCAAAAGCATTTGATGGAAGTCGAAACCTTTTCTGCTGGCTTTAAACTTTTTAACAATTTCTATCCTGCAGAATCGTTTCAATAGTATATTTTTGATTCCGGAAAACAGAAAGCAATGAAGAAAACATTTCTTATAATACTTATCGTAATTGTGGTATTGGTTGGTGCTGTAATTGCCATTCCCATTTTGTTCAAACAGAATTTAATCGATGCTGCCAAAAATACGCTCAACAAACGCTTAAATGCCGAGGTAGAATTTGCCGATCTTAAACTTTCGCTCTTTCGTAATTTTCCGCAGGCAACCGTGGAATTGAGCCAACTTAGTATAAAGGGAAACAACGAATTTAAAAACGATACTTTACTACGTGTTGATCTGGTCCAAACAAAAATGGATTTGTCTTCGCTTTTTAAGCGCTCGGAGATGAGTATCGAAGAAATCATTCTGGAACGTCCTGAAATTAAGTTGCTTGTTTCGGAGTCGGGGAGTGCGAATTGGAATATTTCCTTGCCGGAAAGCACCACTTCGGTACTTGCCGAGTCAACACAAAGCGATGCGGAAGAATTTCAACTTCAGCTAAATAAAATTGAAATCAGAAATGCTTCCTTACTTTATTCCGACAAGGAATCGAATATAAATCTGGTGCTGAAAGATATCAACTCGGGTATTTCGGGAAATATGTATGGCAATTCATCAAAATTGCAAAGCGAGGGAACGGTGGGTGATTTTTCATTGGCCTACGAAAATATATCTTACATTTCGAAAACCAGTTTAAGCGTGCACACGCTGCTCGATGTTGATTTTGAAACCATGAAATTTACCATTACCGAAAATGAACTTCTGGTAAATCGTCTGCCTCTGCAACTTTCCGGAAGTATTGCCGTTCCGTCGGATACCACATTTTTAGATCTTCAGCTTAAAACAAAGGATTCCGATTTTGAGAATTTTCTGGCCCTTGTGCCTCCTGTTTACGAATCGTATTTAAAAGATGTAACAACAACCGGTTCTGCAAATATCTCCGGAAAAATAAAGGGGTACTATTTTGATGAAAGTTATCCGTCGTTTAGCCTGAAATTAGAAGTTTCCAACGGCGATTTTCAGTATGCCGATTTGCCGGAAAAGATTAAAAACATTACGGCCGATGTGCTGATTGACAAACCTCAGGGAGACCTTGATTTAACGCAAATAAAAATAAACGAAGCACATGCCGAGATCAGAAATAACCCGGTTGATTTGACCTTAAAAATTCTGCATCCGGTTACCGATCCGTATTTTGATGGCGCTTTTGTGGGGAAAATAAACCTGAGTCATTTAAAAGGAGCATTGCCCATCGACAGTGTAAATATGTCGGGAGTAATTGATGCGAACCTGTTTGCCAAAGGAAATTATTCAGATGTGGAAGCCGAAGCCTATCAAAAAGTGCAGTCGGACGGTATTGTTTTACTCGATAATTTTGTGTTCGATTCGCCGGATTTAACACAGAAAATTGTGGTGCCCAAAGGCCAGCTCGACTTTTCGCCCGAGAGCATTCATTTGCGTGGTTTAAACGTACACATCGGGCAAAGCGATTTTCGTTTAAGCGGTAAAGTTTCCAATTACCTGAATTATGTGTTTAAAGAAGGAGTGCTTCAGGGGAACCTGCAATTAAACTCAACGCTGGTAAATTTAAACGAGTTGTTGCGTCTGCAAAAAAGACCTGAGCCACATGACAATAAAGGTGCTGCGAAAAAAGAAAACACCGCATCGGTGCCGGATGCAGAAGCAGAGGTTCTGGCCTTCGACGTTCCCAAAAACATTGACATTACCTTTAAATCGAACATAAAAAATGCCTGGTTCGATCGTTTGCTAATCACCGATATTAGTGGCTCCATTCAGGTGGTTGACGAAAAATTACTCTTGAACAACCTCAACATGAATACGCTCGACGGCGGATTAAAAATGAACGGTTCGTACAAAAATACCGGTCAGAATCAGCCTTTGTTCGATTTTGGATTCGACATGGCAAGCCTGGATATTCCAATGATGTACAAAACCTTGTCGGGTGTGCGCAGTATTATGCCGGCTGCCTCGAACAGCACCGGAAAACTGAGCTCAAATCTTACTTTTAAAGGGCGTTTGAGTCCGCAGCTAAAGCTTATTCCTGCCACTGCAAACGGTGTAGGAAGTTTGTCAACACAAAGTCTTGAAATAAATAATTCACCCATTTTTAACCAGCTTGGCGGCATTTTGAAAAAGGAAAAGCTAAAGAATGTGAAGGTGGATGATTTTAAAGCCAATTTTACCTTAACCGACGGCAATCTGCTGCTAACGCCTTTTACCACGCGGGTGATTGGCCAGGAAACAAAAATTGCCGGAAGTTTAAATGCCGAAAGTCTGCTGGATATGCGTTTCGATTTTAATGTTGAACGCGAGTTGTTCGGACCGGATATTCAGAAAATTCTGGCTGTAATTCCCGGAAATCAGAAAATTACCATGTTGCCGGCCGGTGTTCTGATAAAAGGCCCGGTGGGAGAGCCAAAAGTAAATATGGATTTAAGCGCTACCCAAAAAGCAGTTACCGAAGCCACCAAAGACGATTTGAAAAAATCGCTCGATAAATTGGGAGAGGGGCTCAAAAAACTGTTCAAATAGCGAATCTGTTAAATTATGTTATGAAAATAGGTGAATGTTCCGCCTACTCATGCAAAATTTATGTATTTTTCGGGTCTGAAAATTAGCAGACACAGAGTATTCGTTTCAATTTGATTTTATGCAAAAAAAAGTAGTTGTTATAACCGGGGCTTCTTCAGGAATAGGAAAAGCATTAGCGGAAAAATACGCAGCAGAAAACTTTAATTTGGTTTTGGCAGCCCGGAGGTTGGAGCGTTTACTCGAATTAAAAGAACAACTAAAATCGGTTGAAGTACTGCCTGTACAAACCGATGTGTCGAAAGAAGAAGACTGCAAAAATCTGATTGAAAAAGCCATCCAAAAATTTGGTAAAATCGACATCCTGATTAACAACGCAGGTATTTCCATGCGTGCTGCATTTATCGATGTTGAAACCGATGTCCTTCGCCGCCTGATGGATGTAAATTACTGGGGAACCGTTTATTGCACCAAATACGCACTTCCACACATTCTGGAACAAAAAGGCTCTATTGTGGGCGTTATTTCCACCGGTGGATACATTGGTCTGCCCGGACGTACGGGTTACTCGGGATCGAAGTTTGCGGTGCGCGGATTTTTAGACACGGTGCGCATTGAGTATTTGCGGGCCGGCCTGCATGTGTTGGTAGCAGCTCCAGGATTTACAGCCTCCGAAATCCGGAAAACAGCGCTTGTAAAAGATGGCAGTCAGCAAGGCGAAACACCACGTAACGAAAGTAAAATGATGTCGGCCGAAAGATGTGCCAGCATTATGTACCGTGCCATTAAACACCGCCGCCGCAAAATGATTATTTCGTTTTGGGATGGTAAAGTAATTGTTCTTACTGCCAAACTGTGGGCCTGGCTGGTTGACCAGGTACTTTACATTGTCTTTAAAAACGAACCCGATTCGCCGCTGAAGTAGGAGAGAGTTTAGTGGTCAGTGGTCATTAGTCATTAGTTATTAGTTATTAGTCAGTGATCAGTATTGGTTGTTGGTTATTGGTCGTTCGTTATTCATCATTGGATATTCGTTATTGGATATTCCGAATTTGCTTTACTTTTCCCGTAAAAAAAGTTCAGAGTTTAAAGCTCAAAGTAGAAAGGCAAAAGGCAAAAGTTGAAAGCCCAGAGTTCTGTATTGGTTATTGGTTATTGGTTATTGGTCGTTCGTTATTCATCATTGGATATTCGTTATTGGATATTCCGAATTTGGTTTTCTTTTCCCGTAAAAAAAGTTCAGAGTTCATAGTTTAAAGCTCAAAGTAGAAAGGCAAAAGGTAAAAGTTGAAAGCCCAGAGTTCGGTATTGGTTGTTGGTTATTGGTCGTTCGTTATTCATCATTGGATATTCTGAATTTGGTGTTCTTTTTACGTAATAAATTTAGAGTTTAGGGGTCAAAGGCAAAAGTAGAAAGCTCAAAGGCAAAAGTAGAAAAGAAACTCGTGACTCGCGACTCGCAACCCGAGACTGAAAGCTTGAAGCATGAGGCTAGAAGCTTGAAACTAAAAGTAATAAGGCAAAAGGCAAAACCAAAACACAGTGATTTAGTTACTGACTCTTTCGCTTGGTTTGATGATCATTCTAAACGACTGGTCTTTGTAGATGTAGTACCCCAGCCAGTTGTATAAGGTTTGTACTTTATTTTTAAAATTAACCAGTCCCATTATGTGTACAAAAATCCAGATTAACCAGGCACTAAATCCCGTAATGGAATGTTTTTGCCCGGGAAAATCCAAAACGGCTTTGTTGCGTCCGATAATGGCCAGCGAACCTTTGTCGGTGTATTCAAACGGCTTCCGGTCTTTCTCTGCTCTGCTTAAATTTTCGGCCAGATTTTTTGCTTGTTGCAACGCCGGCTGGGCCAGTTGCGGATGTCCGTTTGGGTAATCTTTGTCGCCGGAAACCAAGGCACAGTCGCCCAGAGCGTATATGTTATCGTACAATTCCACGCGGTTAAAGGGATTTGTTTTTAAGCGTCGGCCGGCTCCAAAACATTCTTCGGCAAAACCTTCAAACACCTTTGCCGAAACCCCGGCAGCCCAAATCAGGTTTTTCGATTTAATTTTGTTTCCGTCGGACAAATACACCGTTTCTCCGTCAAAATCCTTAACCAGTGTGTTTTTTAAAAAAGTAACATTCAGGTCGGATAATTTTTGGGAAGTGTAGTTTTGAGCGTTGGTGGACATGGCCGATAAAACCGAATTCTGACCATCGATGAGGTATATATCACCCAGATCGTGTTGCTTTAATTCGGGGTAGTCCTTCAGTATTATCGAGGTTTTCATCTCCGACAAAATACCCGAAAGTTCCACTCCGGTTGGTCCGGCACCAGCAATAACAAAGGTGAGGTGCTTTTTTCGTTCTTCGTCGTTTTCAATTCGTGTGGCACGGTCGAGGCGGGTAAGAATAACGTTTCGCAGCGACAAGGCATCGCTGATGGTTTTCATGGGCAAACTCTTTTCTGCAATGTTTTTGTTGCCAAAAAAGTTGGTTTCTGTGCCGGTTGCCATTACCAGAATGTCGTAGCTTAATTCGCCGTTGCTGAGTACGATTTTGATTTCTTCGGGAAGCACTTTTTCGAGCGCACCAAGCCGAAAACGCACGTTTTTTAATTTCCGCAGAATTTTCCGAAAGGGATAACTAATGGCCGACGGCTCCATAAAACCGGTGGACACCTGGTAGATTAATGGCGGGAAGAAATTATAGTTGTTGCTGTCGACCAGAATAATCTCATATTTGTCCGAATTGCCCAACCTTTTTACAAATTCCAAACCTGCAAAACCTCCTCCTGCAACAACAATTCTTTTCACATTTCCCATGGCTTTCTTCTACTATTAACAGTACTGATGGCAAAATTAATGAATTCCAAAATCCTAAAAATTAAACTCGTTTAAGAAAATGGATTTTGTTTGGGATTTTGAATAACAGAAGCTGTTAATTCCTTACTTTTTAGCCTTTAAATCCTGATGAAGGTACTCTTTTAATTTTTTATCCTTTTCAACAAGGTCAAGTCGCTCATCCAGTAAAATAACTTCGCCATTTTCAATATTTAGCAATTTTTTTGTTAGGCTGCATACAGTTCTTGCTGTTTCACCATAATCTATTAATTGGCAAAAAGTATCCTTAAAATAGCAGTAATCACCAAAATATTCGATCTTCGTGAATTCCGTTTTTGGACCCAATACCGGATTGTTTGGATTGATATACACGTTTTTACCATCGCTAAAACCATATACACTACCAATTGAATTAGCGGTTTTTCTATTAATTGAAATACGATAGTAGGTTACTTTTCCTTTTGTTACATTTTGTGGGAATCCATTCCCGTAATTGAAGAATCCGTAATTGCGGGTTTTTGTAGAAATCTGATAACTAAACTCAATTGACGGATTATTAAACTTAAATTCTTCAAAATTTTTATATATCCCGGGTTTGTAAGTTGTATCGTTAACTATCAAACTCTGACCATTTGCGAAAAATGTTTGAGCAATTAATAGAAATGCAAGCATTAATTTCACTCGTATCATCCTGGTTTTTGTGGGATTAAGATTATTCATTTTAGGATTGTTTAAAGATTCTTAATAACGGTAAATTGTATATTACCTATGGGATTTCGGAGAGTGTTCTTGTCTGCGAGGACAGAGCTGCGAAAGGAGAATCTATAGTTGGCGTTCCACCGAACCTCGCCCTGCAATATGTACTGTTATAGCCAGTGCTTTGTTCTCTACATAAAAAATCTAAAGTCATAAGGTACCGCTTGTAAAGTTTCCGCTTGTTTGGCATAACGTGATAATTTCCTTGAAAAATCAAGTGTTACTGGCAATGTCTTGTATAATTCACCGCCATTCCAATTCATCTTTGTGAGTGCAAGAATTTCTTTAGCAGTCGTTTCGATGGGGTCGGTTCCTCTAAAACGCCTAACAAGGAGAGGGGCAGGAATTCCTCTGCCACTCTGATAGTAATTTCTGTTTTTACCAGCCACGTTATTGTCAAGGACTGAACCATGTGTCCAAAGAAGGAAACTAAAGTCGTCTAACTGAATAACTGTACCACGCTGTATAGGGTAACCATGAATTTTAATTTCTTTTGTTATGCTATTTTTTTCACCTCTAATAGCTCTCCAGTTTGAATACTTTTGAATTTGTAATAATTCAACATTGTCAATCCCGTCTAAAGCTTCTGTTATTCCTTGCATTTCTTCATTTGTAAAATGCAGTACCTTATGAATAACAAGTTTTTCGAGTTTTGAATTTCCATCAATTCTATAATAAGCCTCTTTTAATTTTAATATCAATCTTCTTGCATCTTCTTTACTCATGAACGGATTTTTGCCATACAAAACTGGATGTTCGATAGGTTGAATTAAAAACCTTAACCCTTGACCAGACGAATCAAAGATTTGGCTGCTTCCCAAAACAAAATTTGTTTTACTATTTATTTTTTGAACAGAAAAATCTAAACCGATAAATGCTGTTGAATCAGTTACTGTTTGATTTCTCCAAGGAGTACCATTTGCCTTTACATACAAACCAAGGGAAAGCCACCATCTTACTTTTGCAGGGTCTTTGTAACTTATCGATTTATCCTCAATTATTTGAATTTTGATATTTTTCTTAGCACAGTAAAGTTTTAGAGAATCATGTAAATCAAAATAAGTTGTTTCGTTTTTGAGTTCACGAAATCTTTGAAATGAATTTGGTATATAAAGAATTAAAACATCAAATTCTCCTCGAATAGTGTAGAAATATTCAATCTTTCTTTTTAGGTAATCATAAAATTCTAATTGACTAAGTTTATTTATGTCAGCAACCTTTATTAATCCAACGTATTTGTTGTCAGCATTCTGTGGAATGTCAAGGTATCTTTTGTAAATGGTTGAAAAAGGTAAATACTCAATCAGATAATCTTTTTCAGTTGATGCATTTATCTCTTCATTAAGACCATTTAGGTGCTTAACTATTTTGGCAAAACCGGTTTCTGGGCAAATTATTCCTAATTTTATTGATTGGGGATTCGCTTTGCTATTTTCAAAAGAATAATCTAATGGACCAAAAGCTTTTAAACCTTTCAAAGGATGACTCATTTGATAATTCTTTTCCGAAATATGAAAATCTAAAAGTGGTTCGTCATTCTGAAATGCACCTTTAAAACTATGTGTTTTGGCAACTGGAATCCCAGCACTTGAATAGTTTGATTCAAACTCGATTTTAAATGTATCAAGTGCAAACTGAATTGTTTCATTGCCATTCTTGAATAAATTAATCCAAAACTTTTCTTGTTCATTTACAGCATTATTTCTGCGATTGGAGAATATTTTATTTGAAATATTTTGTTTCTCAGTCCGTGTAAGTGTACTATTTGAGTCTACTTCAATCGAGGGTAAAAAAGTCAAGAAAAGTTCTAAGTTATGAAACTCAATTTGAAGTTCTACTGCTTCATATATTTTTGTATCTGTTTTAATATAGTATTTTGTTAGTTCCTCTTGTGATACAAGTCTGTCGGTTGAATAATATTTTCTAAAACGATTTGTTGGAACTCGTTGTAATTTAAAAGTAGAAAGAAGGTTAAATTCAATAAGGTCATAAATCATACCAGTGAAAAAAGAATTTTGGCGATAAGTAATATTGTCGTCAATATCAATGGGGGTTATTTCTGACTTTATTCTGCCATTGAATATTTCATTTACGGTATCGATATTTGAGAAAACTAGGGTGTTCCCTTTTGTGAGTGCTGCGGATATTGGTTTTCCTGCAATTAATTCTCTAAGTTCTTTCCATCCTTCCAAATCGCTTTTAAAACTGTAAACAGTTTTAGGATACTTTTTTGCTTTTAGTCCATTTAGTTTTATTGGAGTAAAGTTATTGCTAATCTGTGGAGAGGAGAATGGCTTTCTTGTTTCAAATCTTATTTTAGCAATATTCTCAATTTCATCATTAGGCTTTTCATTTGCAATATAAAGTTCAAAAAGAAATTCATCAAAACTTTCAACTTCTACAAATCCAGATAGCTTCTCTCTGCTTCTTGAATTTACATTTTCAATTAAGTCAATTAAATTTTGGTTTGGTTTTTCACCTTTACGAATACACCAATGCAAGCCATATGGAAATGGATTCTTTTCTTTTAGTGTTTCATTAAATGCCTCTAATACAGATTTGTCATTACCGCTGTAACCAATAACAATTAATCCTGTCTTAGATTGAATACTTGCAAAGTATTTATTCAAATCATGCTCTAAAGTTTGTAATTCATCAGATGTATTTTGAAGTTTATCATAACGATAGTCGCCATGGAGTTTGATTATTCGCTGCAGTTTATTTAAATTATCTAATTGATGTTTACTGTCTTCTGATATTGTTTCAAAATTTGAAGCACTATTTATACTTTTAATTCCACTTTCTATTAATTCGTCAAAATTGGTTGTCCAAATCGTATTTACCTTTTGAGTGTCAAATAGAACTCCAAGACACTTGTGACCAATCGATGGATTCTTGCCTTGTACAGTTCGTTGAATGAATGCTTTTCTATCAATTGAATTGGGATAGCATTTTTCAAAATAAAATGCATATTCCTCCGAATCATAGGGAGGAGGAAATTCGCCTTTTAACTCAAAGTAACTTTGAATGGTACTTCTATTTCTTTCAGATTC contains:
- a CDS encoding AsmA family protein, whose amino-acid sequence is MKKTFLIILIVIVVLVGAVIAIPILFKQNLIDAAKNTLNKRLNAEVEFADLKLSLFRNFPQATVELSQLSIKGNNEFKNDTLLRVDLVQTKMDLSSLFKRSEMSIEEIILERPEIKLLVSESGSANWNISLPESTTSVLAESTQSDAEEFQLQLNKIEIRNASLLYSDKESNINLVLKDINSGISGNMYGNSSKLQSEGTVGDFSLAYENISYISKTSLSVHTLLDVDFETMKFTITENELLVNRLPLQLSGSIAVPSDTTFLDLQLKTKDSDFENFLALVPPVYESYLKDVTTTGSANISGKIKGYYFDESYPSFSLKLEVSNGDFQYADLPEKIKNITADVLIDKPQGDLDLTQIKINEAHAEIRNNPVDLTLKILHPVTDPYFDGAFVGKINLSHLKGALPIDSVNMSGVIDANLFAKGNYSDVEAEAYQKVQSDGIVLLDNFVFDSPDLTQKIVVPKGQLDFSPESIHLRGLNVHIGQSDFRLSGKVSNYLNYVFKEGVLQGNLQLNSTLVNLNELLRLQKRPEPHDNKGAAKKENTASVPDAEAEVLAFDVPKNIDITFKSNIKNAWFDRLLITDISGSIQVVDEKLLLNNLNMNTLDGGLKMNGSYKNTGQNQPLFDFGFDMASLDIPMMYKTLSGVRSIMPAASNSTGKLSSNLTFKGRLSPQLKLIPATANGVGSLSTQSLEINNSPIFNQLGGILKKEKLKNVKVDDFKANFTLTDGNLLLTPFTTRVIGQETKIAGSLNAESLLDMRFDFNVERELFGPDIQKILAVIPGNQKITMLPAGVLIKGPVGEPKVNMDLSATQKAVTEATKDDLKKSLDKLGEGLKKLFK
- a CDS encoding SDR family oxidoreductase is translated as MQKKVVVITGASSGIGKALAEKYAAENFNLVLAARRLERLLELKEQLKSVEVLPVQTDVSKEEDCKNLIEKAIQKFGKIDILINNAGISMRAAFIDVETDVLRRLMDVNYWGTVYCTKYALPHILEQKGSIVGVISTGGYIGLPGRTGYSGSKFAVRGFLDTVRIEYLRAGLHVLVAAPGFTASEIRKTALVKDGSQQGETPRNESKMMSAERCASIMYRAIKHRRRKMIISFWDGKVIVLTAKLWAWLVDQVLYIVFKNEPDSPLK
- a CDS encoding NAD(P)/FAD-dependent oxidoreductase; translation: MKRIVVAGGGFAGLEFVKRLGNSDKYEIILVDSNNYNFFPPLIYQVSTGFMEPSAISYPFRKILRKLKNVRFRLGALEKVLPEEIKIVLSNGELSYDILVMATGTETNFFGNKNIAEKSLPMKTISDALSLRNVILTRLDRATRIENDEERKKHLTFVIAGAGPTGVELSGILSEMKTSIILKDYPELKQHDLGDIYLIDGQNSVLSAMSTNAQNYTSQKLSDLNVTFLKNTLVKDFDGETVYLSDGNKIKSKNLIWAAGVSAKVFEGFAEECFGAGRRLKTNPFNRVELYDNIYALGDCALVSGDKDYPNGHPQLAQPALQQAKNLAENLSRAEKDRKPFEYTDKGSLAIIGRNKAVLDFPGQKHSITGFSAWLIWIFVHIMGLVNFKNKVQTLYNWLGYYIYKDQSFRMIIKPSERVSN
- a CDS encoding SIR2 family protein; protein product: MRTIDKKDFLRSFGVRPNGSINFLLGAGASVQANIPTASTLIWQFKRKLYCEAHNIREEKFKDLESERNRSTIQSYFELKGEFPPPYDSEEYAFYFEKCYPNSIDRKAFIQRTVQGKNPSIGHKCLGVLFDTQKVNTIWTTNFDELIESGIKSINSASNFETISEDSKHQLDNLNKLQRIIKLHGDYRYDKLQNTSDELQTLEHDLNKYFASIQSKTGLIVIGYSGNDKSVLEAFNETLKEKNPFPYGLHWCIRKGEKPNQNLIDLIENVNSRSREKLSGFVEVESFDEFLFELYIANEKPNDEIENIAKIRFETRKPFSSPQISNNFTPIKLNGLKAKKYPKTVYSFKSDLEGWKELRELIAGKPISAALTKGNTLVFSNIDTVNEIFNGRIKSEITPIDIDDNITYRQNSFFTGMIYDLIEFNLLSTFKLQRVPTNRFRKYYSTDRLVSQEELTKYYIKTDTKIYEAVELQIEFHNLELFLTFLPSIEVDSNSTLTRTEKQNISNKIFSNRRNNAVNEQEKFWINLFKNGNETIQFALDTFKIEFESNYSSAGIPVAKTHSFKGAFQNDEPLLDFHISEKNYQMSHPLKGLKAFGPLDYSFENSKANPQSIKLGIICPETGFAKIVKHLNGLNEEINASTEKDYLIEYLPFSTIYKRYLDIPQNADNKYVGLIKVADINKLSQLEFYDYLKRKIEYFYTIRGEFDVLILYIPNSFQRFRELKNETTYFDLHDSLKLYCAKKNIKIQIIEDKSISYKDPAKVRWWLSLGLYVKANGTPWRNQTVTDSTAFIGLDFSVQKINSKTNFVLGSSQIFDSSGQGLRFLIQPIEHPVLYGKNPFMSKEDARRLILKLKEAYYRIDGNSKLEKLVIHKVLHFTNEEMQGITEALDGIDNVELLQIQKYSNWRAIRGEKNSITKEIKIHGYPIQRGTVIQLDDFSFLLWTHGSVLDNNVAGKNRNYYQSGRGIPAPLLVRRFRGTDPIETTAKEILALTKMNWNGGELYKTLPVTLDFSRKLSRYAKQAETLQAVPYDFRFFM